A single Roseinatronobacter monicus DNA region contains:
- a CDS encoding prephenate dehydratase, producing the protein MTGKIAFQGEPGAYSHEACRLKHPDMEAVPCRTFEDVFDQVRAHQADLAMLPIENSTFGRVADIHHLLPDSGLHILDEAFVRVHINLLALPGVKLSEISHAMSHTMLLGQCRAFLKEHEIHRVTGADTAGSAREVAQRGEPTLAALASELAGEIYGLDVLARHIEDEGTNTTRFLVMGRKPDESRRGDHGMMTSFLFRVRNIPAALYKAMGGFATNGVNMVKLESYMVDGSFTATQFFAEIEGHPEDDNVARALDELRYFTSYLRILGTYPADPARK; encoded by the coding sequence ATGACTGGCAAGATTGCATTTCAAGGTGAACCGGGCGCGTATTCACACGAGGCCTGCCGCCTGAAGCACCCCGACATGGAGGCTGTGCCCTGCCGCACATTTGAGGATGTCTTCGATCAGGTTCGCGCGCATCAGGCCGATCTGGCCATGCTGCCGATAGAAAACTCGACCTTCGGACGGGTTGCCGATATTCACCATCTGCTGCCCGATAGCGGACTGCATATTCTGGACGAAGCCTTTGTGCGGGTGCATATCAACCTGCTGGCCCTGCCGGGGGTCAAACTGTCAGAAATCAGCCATGCCATGAGCCACACCATGTTGCTGGGCCAGTGCCGCGCCTTTCTGAAAGAGCACGAAATTCACCGCGTCACCGGGGCAGACACCGCAGGATCGGCCCGCGAAGTCGCCCAGCGGGGCGAGCCGACTTTGGCCGCGCTGGCCTCGGAGCTGGCGGGCGAGATTTACGGGCTGGACGTGCTGGCGCGCCATATCGAAGATGAGGGCACCAACACCACGCGGTTTCTGGTGATGGGGCGCAAACCTGATGAGAGCAGGCGGGGCGATCACGGGATGATGACCAGCTTTTTGTTCCGCGTGCGCAATATTCCTGCGGCACTCTATAAGGCGATGGGCGGTTTTGCGACCAACGGGGTGAACATGGTGAAGCTGGAAAGCTACATGGTGGACGGCTCTTTCACCGCGACACAATTCTTTGCCGAGATCGAGGGCCACCCGGAAGATGACAATGTCGCCCGCGCGCTGGACGAATTGCGGTATTTCACATCCTATTTGCGCATACTTGGCACCTATCCCGCTGACCCTGCGCGAAAATAA
- the lptE gene encoding LPS assembly lipoprotein LptE codes for MSLSDRRTLLLSFAAVPFALGCGFSPAYAPGGSGQALRGQVRVADPVRPRDFDFVAQLEARLGRPTAPRFDLSYSISTSERGAARVAGLGETRVTLFGTVSYELTDRATDTQVTKGSLRNFTNFSTTDTQLATRRAEEDAEARLMRILADQVVARLIAALAE; via the coding sequence ATGTCGTTGTCTGATCGCAGAACCCTGCTTTTGTCCTTTGCGGCAGTGCCTTTCGCGCTGGGATGTGGCTTTAGCCCGGCCTATGCGCCCGGCGGGTCGGGGCAGGCCTTGCGCGGTCAGGTGCGTGTCGCAGACCCGGTGCGCCCGCGCGATTTCGATTTCGTGGCGCAGCTGGAGGCGCGACTGGGCCGGCCAACTGCGCCGCGCTTCGATCTAAGCTACAGTATTTCCACATCCGAGCGCGGGGCCGCGCGGGTCGCAGGCTTGGGCGAGACGCGGGTCACCTTGTTTGGCACCGTGAGCTATGAGCTGACCGACAGGGCCACAGATACGCAAGTGACCAAAGGCAGTCTGCGCAATTTCACCAATTTCTCGACCACGGACACCCAGTTGGCCACCCGCCGCGCAGAAGAAGATGCCGAAGCGCGGCTGATGCGTATTCTGGCCGATCAGGTCGTTGCACGGCTGATCGCGGCACTGGCGGAATGA
- a CDS encoding ABC transporter permease subunit, whose product MTISALNRRRWKNFRANRRAFWSLIILGLLYGLSLFAEYIANDRPVVINFRGELYFPIHNFYAETTFGGDFRTEASYRDPEVRCLIRTGGAELCLDDPTEAMLQAETGIVDGAEIEAGWMVWPLIPYSYNTINDIGRAAPSPPDDRHLLGTDDTARDVLARIIYGFRLSITFALIVTALTSVIGIAAGAVQGFFGGVLDLLFQRVIELWNSVPSLYVIIILSSMFVMNFWLLVFLMTLFGWTGLVGVVRAEFLRARNFEYVRAARALGVSNAKIMFRHVLPNAMVATLTFLPFIITGVIGSLAALDFLGFGLPSSAPSLGEMTLQAKNNLQAPWLGFSAFFTFAIMLSLLVFIFEGVRDAFDPRKTFS is encoded by the coding sequence ATCACCATTTCTGCGCTGAACCGCCGCCGTTGGAAAAACTTCAGGGCGAACCGGCGGGCGTTCTGGTCGCTGATTATTCTGGGGCTGCTATACGGCCTGTCGCTGTTTGCGGAATATATCGCCAATGACCGGCCCGTGGTGATCAATTTCCGTGGTGAGTTGTATTTCCCGATCCATAACTTCTACGCCGAGACGACCTTTGGCGGCGATTTCAGGACCGAGGCATCGTACCGTGACCCCGAAGTGCGCTGCCTGATCCGCACAGGCGGCGCGGAGTTGTGCCTTGATGACCCGACTGAGGCGATGTTGCAGGCAGAAACCGGCATTGTCGATGGCGCAGAGATAGAGGCGGGCTGGATGGTCTGGCCGCTGATCCCCTACAGTTACAACACGATCAACGATATTGGCCGTGCGGCCCCGTCGCCCCCCGATGACCGGCATCTGCTTGGCACGGATGACACAGCGCGCGATGTTCTGGCGCGCATCATCTACGGGTTTCGATTGTCGATCACCTTCGCGCTGATTGTCACGGCGCTAACCTCGGTGATCGGGATTGCGGCGGGTGCGGTGCAGGGGTTCTTTGGCGGTGTGCTGGACCTGTTGTTCCAGCGCGTGATCGAGTTGTGGAATTCGGTGCCGTCGCTGTATGTCATCATTATTCTGTCGTCGATGTTCGTGATGAATTTCTGGTTGCTGGTGTTCCTGATGACGTTATTCGGCTGGACAGGGCTTGTGGGTGTGGTGCGCGCTGAATTCTTGCGCGCGCGCAATTTTGAATATGTGCGCGCCGCGCGGGCGCTGGGTGTCTCAAACGCCAAAATCATGTTCCGCCATGTGCTGCCCAATGCGATGGTGGCCACGCTGACATTCCTGCCCTTCATCATCACGGGGGTCATCGGCTCGCTCGCTGCGCTGGATTTCTTGGGCTTCGGTCTGCCCTCCTCTGCGCCTTCGCTTGGGGAAATGACGCTACAGGCCAAGAACAACCTGCAAGCGCCGTGGCTGGGCTTTTCGGCGTTTTTCACCTTTGCGATCATGCTGTCGCTGCTGGTGTTCATCTTTGAGGGTGTGCGTGATGCGTTCGACCCCAGAAAGACCTTCTCATGA
- a CDS encoding glutathione S-transferase family protein, with translation MYTVIGRANSRATRVLWMLEELGAQYEHVPAAPQSEGVVSFNPAGKVPVLIENGTPITDSTAIIQYLADKHGSLTFAAGTLDRARQDSLTQFLLDEFDAALWMAARHSFLLPEAMRQSAIKDSLIWEFTNSQKTLVHRMGEGPYLMGQQMTVPDIILTHCGIWAGVAKFPIHEPRLSAYLARMRERPALAKVLAMMG, from the coding sequence ATGTATACCGTCATCGGCCGTGCCAATTCGCGTGCGACGCGTGTGCTCTGGATGCTTGAAGAACTGGGCGCGCAATACGAGCATGTTCCAGCCGCCCCGCAATCCGAAGGGGTGGTCAGCTTTAACCCGGCGGGAAAAGTGCCTGTGCTGATCGAGAACGGCACGCCGATCACCGATTCGACGGCCATCATCCAGTATCTGGCCGATAAACATGGCAGCCTGACATTCGCTGCCGGAACACTGGACCGGGCCCGTCAGGACAGCCTGACGCAATTCCTGCTGGATGAATTTGATGCAGCCCTCTGGATGGCGGCGCGGCACAGCTTTCTTCTGCCCGAGGCAATGCGCCAATCCGCAATCAAGGATTCGCTGATCTGGGAATTTACCAACAGCCAGAAAACCCTTGTTCACCGAATGGGCGAGGGGCCTTATCTTATGGGCCAGCAGATGACCGTGCCGGATATCATCCTGACACATTGTGGCATCTGGGCAGGTGTGGCGAAATTCCCGATCCATGAACCCCGCCTTTCGGCCTATCTGGCGCGGATGCGCGAGCGGCCCGCCTTGGCCAAAGTTCTGGCTATGATGGGCTGA
- a CDS encoding microcin C ABC transporter permease YejB yields the protein MGAYIARRLALIIPTLLGVMVINFFLVQFVPGGPIEQVIAQMEGQGNVFGAFDGGAADVNVGAVENERYQGARGLPPEFIAQLEREFGFDKPPVERFLHMMWNYMRFDFGDSYFRSISVIDLVIEKLPVSITLGLWSTLIAYAVSIPLGIRKAVRDGSRFDTFTSGLIIVAYAIPGFLFAILLLVLFAGGSYWQIFPARGLTSPQEVWDQLSPIGKVLDYLWHITLPVIASTISAFATLTLLTKNSFLDEIRKQYVITARAKGLAEKKVLYGHVFRNAMLIVIAGFPAVFVGVFFGGSLIIETIFSLDGLGRLAFEATVARDYPVMFGTLFVFGIIGLVVGLISDLMYVWIDPRIDFETRET from the coding sequence ATGGGCGCTTATATCGCGCGACGTCTGGCTTTGATCATCCCCACATTGCTGGGGGTGATGGTCATCAATTTCTTTCTGGTGCAATTCGTGCCCGGTGGCCCGATCGAGCAGGTGATTGCCCAGATGGAAGGGCAAGGCAATGTTTTCGGGGCCTTTGACGGGGGCGCGGCCGATGTGAATGTCGGCGCGGTCGAGAATGAGCGCTATCAGGGCGCGCGGGGCTTGCCGCCTGAATTCATTGCGCAGCTGGAACGGGAATTCGGCTTCGACAAGCCGCCGGTGGAACGCTTTTTGCATATGATGTGGAATTATATGCGGTTTGACTTTGGCGACAGCTATTTCCGCTCGATCTCGGTGATTGATCTGGTGATCGAGAAACTGCCTGTGTCGATCACGCTGGGCCTGTGGTCCACGCTGATCGCCTATGCTGTCTCGATCCCGCTGGGCATTCGCAAGGCGGTGCGCGACGGGTCGCGCTTTGACACCTTCACTTCTGGTCTGATTATCGTGGCCTATGCCATTCCTGGGTTTTTGTTCGCAATCCTGCTGCTGGTGCTGTTCGCGGGCGGGTCATATTGGCAGATATTCCCGGCGCGCGGTCTGACGTCCCCGCAAGAGGTGTGGGACCAGCTAAGCCCCATCGGCAAGGTGCTGGATTATCTGTGGCACATCACGCTGCCGGTGATCGCGTCGACCATTTCGGCCTTTGCAACGCTGACCTTGCTGACCAAGAACAGCTTCCTCGATGAAATCCGCAAGCAATATGTGATTACCGCCCGCGCCAAGGGGCTGGCAGAGAAAAAGGTTCTCTATGGTCATGTGTTCCGCAATGCGATGCTGATCGTGATCGCGGGTTTTCCGGCGGTGTTTGTGGGCGTGTTCTTCGGTGGGTCGTTGATTATCGAGACGATCTTCTCGCTGGATGGTCTGGGCCGTCTGGCGTTCGAGGCGACAGTGGCGCGCGATTATCCGGTGATGTTCGGCACGTTGTTTGTGTTCGGGATCATCGGGCTTGTGGTGGGGCTGATTTCAGACCTGATGTATGTCTGGATCGACCCGCGTATCGACTTCGAGACGCGGGAGACCTGA
- a CDS encoding c-type cytochrome yields MFDTMVLTKAVAAFCGALLIFLLGNWAASGLYVPGNAGAEQAFIIDTGADDADDAEPVAELSFEEAYEIADASAGSRLWSQCRACHALEEGRNGVGPYLHGVVNREIAAVDGFNYSGALSQAGDAWTPEVLSEFLLNPNALTPGTSMSYRGMPSAEDRANLIAYIESES; encoded by the coding sequence ATGTTTGACACGATGGTCCTCACCAAAGCGGTCGCCGCATTTTGTGGTGCATTGCTGATTTTCCTTCTCGGCAACTGGGCGGCCTCGGGGCTGTATGTGCCAGGCAACGCAGGCGCGGAGCAGGCCTTCATCATCGACACCGGCGCAGATGATGCCGATGACGCAGAGCCGGTGGCCGAACTGAGCTTTGAAGAAGCTTACGAGATTGCTGATGCGTCTGCCGGGTCGCGCCTGTGGTCGCAATGCCGCGCATGTCATGCGCTGGAAGAAGGGCGCAACGGTGTTGGCCCCTATCTGCACGGTGTGGTGAACAGAGAGATTGCCGCTGTTGACGGGTTCAACTATTCCGGCGCCCTGTCGCAGGCAGGCGATGCCTGGACACCGGAAGTGCTGTCCGAGTTCCTGCTGAACCCCAACGCTTTGACGCCCGGCACATCAATGAGCTATCGCGGTATGCCCAGTGCTGAAGATCGCGCGAACCTGATTGCCTATATCGAAAGCGAAAGCTGA
- a CDS encoding extracellular solute-binding protein: MPRESIARPVTFPVSHLRMPLAAAGLLIAALIASPVFSETDDDLIRAHGYSFYGDLSYPEGFEHFSYVNPDAPKGGSISISAQGTFDSMNPFTRRGRAGLLSSAIYESLLESSEPMGGGLVPADVYGEAYGLLAHTVEYPETKEWVIFHMRPEARFSDGTPLTAHDVVFSHNLFLEQGLPSYAQGVGARVLDAEALDDHTVKFTFADGISRRSLIDQVGGTPVFSQAWYEETGARLDESRMEISPGSGPYMLHGYEVNRRITYRRNPDYWANDLPQNRGRHNFDEIRIEYFADGAAAFEAFKTGEYTFRAENNSRQWATGYDFPALNRGHVVRDELPTGFPPTPTGFVFNLGRDFLQDKRVREAISLAFNFEWTNDTLQYGLFQQRASYSQGTRFQADGPPEGLELELLQSLGDLVPEEILTEPARSPHASDPARLTDRRNIRAAGALLAEAGWEVDDSGLLRNAAGERMTIEIPVSSAGSATMDSIIETFTQNLQGLGIDARFQRIDPAQHTDRRRNRDYDMIFDQYTAFMDTGTGLHQRFGSDAADDVFNPAGLRSELVDKVIDLSLDAPDPETRDAALMALDRVLRYEHFMIPGWYNDTVWIAHWDIFQRPEETPPFSTGEMDFWWFDAERAAELRAAGALR; this comes from the coding sequence ATGCCCCGCGAGTCCATAGCAAGACCCGTGACTTTCCCTGTCAGTCATCTGCGTATGCCACTGGCTGCGGCAGGTCTGTTGATTGCAGCGTTGATCGCCAGCCCCGTTTTCAGTGAAACGGACGACGATCTGATCCGAGCGCATGGGTACTCTTTCTATGGCGATCTCAGTTATCCAGAGGGGTTTGAGCATTTCTCCTACGTGAACCCCGATGCGCCCAAGGGCGGGTCCATTTCGATCTCGGCGCAGGGCACGTTTGATTCCATGAACCCGTTTACGCGGCGTGGGCGGGCAGGGTTGTTGTCATCCGCCATCTATGAAAGCCTGCTGGAATCGTCCGAGCCGATGGGCGGTGGCCTTGTGCCCGCCGACGTTTATGGCGAAGCCTACGGGCTGTTGGCGCATACGGTCGAGTATCCTGAAACCAAGGAATGGGTCATCTTTCACATGCGCCCAGAGGCGCGCTTTTCGGATGGTACGCCCCTGACCGCGCATGATGTGGTGTTTTCGCATAACCTGTTTCTAGAGCAGGGCCTGCCGTCCTATGCGCAGGGTGTTGGCGCGCGGGTGCTGGATGCCGAGGCGCTGGACGATCACACGGTGAAATTCACCTTTGCCGATGGCATCTCGCGCCGCTCACTGATTGATCAGGTCGGCGGCACACCGGTGTTTTCGCAAGCGTGGTATGAGGAAACCGGTGCGCGGCTGGACGAATCGCGCATGGAAATTTCGCCCGGCTCCGGCCCTTACATGCTGCACGGGTACGAGGTGAACCGCCGCATCACCTATCGCCGCAACCCCGATTACTGGGCCAATGATCTGCCGCAAAACCGTGGCCGTCACAATTTCGATGAAATCCGTATCGAGTATTTTGCCGATGGGGCCGCCGCGTTCGAGGCTTTCAAGACCGGCGAATACACCTTCCGTGCCGAGAATAATTCGCGCCAATGGGCCACCGGCTATGATTTCCCCGCCCTCAATCGCGGCCATGTGGTGCGCGATGAATTGCCCACCGGTTTTCCACCCACCCCCACCGGTTTCGTGTTCAATCTGGGCCGCGATTTCCTACAGGACAAGCGCGTGCGCGAGGCAATCTCGCTGGCGTTCAACTTTGAATGGACGAATGACACGCTGCAATATGGCCTGTTCCAGCAGCGCGCCTCTTACTCGCAGGGCACACGCTTTCAGGCCGATGGCCCACCTGAGGGGCTGGAGTTGGAATTGTTGCAATCCCTAGGCGATCTGGTCCCGGAAGAGATATTGACCGAGCCTGCGCGCTCGCCCCATGCCTCTGACCCCGCGCGCCTGACTGACCGGCGCAATATTCGTGCGGCAGGAGCGTTGTTGGCAGAAGCTGGGTGGGAAGTTGACGATTCCGGTCTGTTGCGCAATGCAGCGGGCGAGCGGATGACCATTGAAATTCCCGTTTCCTCGGCAGGGTCCGCCACGATGGACTCGATCATCGAAACATTCACCCAGAACCTGCAAGGGCTGGGCATTGATGCGCGTTTCCAGCGCATTGACCCCGCGCAGCACACTGACCGTCGCCGCAACCGCGACTATGACATGATCTTCGATCAGTACACGGCATTCATGGATACAGGCACCGGCCTGCACCAGCGTTTCGGGTCAGATGCGGCAGATGATGTGTTCAACCCTGCCGGGCTGCGCAGCGAGTTGGTGGACAAGGTGATTGACCTGTCGCTGGATGCGCCCGACCCCGAGACGCGCGACGCTGCACTGATGGCATTGGACCGCGTTTTGCGGTATGAGCATTTCATGATCCCCGGTTGGTACAATGACACAGTCTGGATCGCGCATTGGGATATTTTCCAGCGTCCCGAAGAAACCCCGCCCTTCTCGACCGGAGAGATGGATTTCTGGTGGTTTGATGCAGAACGTGCGGCAGAATTGCGCGCTGCCGGCGCACTGAGGTAA
- the holA gene encoding DNA polymerase III subunit delta, whose amino-acid sequence MKFNARDLARLIAKPDPQLAGVLIYGQDAMRVALKRQELVAAMIGPQGETEMRLDRMPASDLRRGGAALLDAVKAQGFFPGPRVVLIEDATDIAHDAVAGAVKDWRAGDAQLVVTAGALKATSKLRKLFEGAKQAGAVALYDDPPSREEIEAALHKAGLTQIDTDAMRDLVALSRALDPGDFRQTLEKIALYKHGDPTPLCPEDIAAVAPSSTEAVVDDLLHAVAEGQSALIGPLLVRLQAQGVQAVTLAIMAMRHFRSLHAMSCHPGGPSAGIQRLRPPIFGPRRDRLLGQAQSWGLPRLERALTELIEADLTLRSASNAPSMAVMERALIRLAMLVRR is encoded by the coding sequence ATGAAATTCAACGCCCGTGATCTGGCCCGGCTGATTGCCAAGCCCGACCCCCAGCTTGCCGGAGTTCTGATTTATGGGCAGGACGCGATGCGTGTGGCCCTGAAACGTCAGGAACTGGTCGCCGCCATGATCGGCCCGCAAGGCGAGACGGAAATGCGGCTGGACCGCATGCCCGCGTCCGATCTGCGCCGGGGCGGGGCTGCCTTGCTGGATGCGGTCAAGGCGCAGGGCTTTTTTCCCGGCCCGCGCGTTGTGCTGATCGAAGATGCCACCGATATTGCACATGACGCTGTGGCAGGCGCTGTGAAAGACTGGCGCGCGGGCGACGCGCAGCTTGTCGTGACCGCTGGCGCGTTGAAAGCCACATCAAAGCTGCGCAAATTGTTCGAGGGGGCAAAGCAGGCAGGTGCAGTGGCTCTCTATGATGACCCCCCCTCGCGCGAAGAGATCGAGGCCGCTTTGCACAAGGCCGGGCTGACACAGATCGACACGGATGCGATGCGCGACCTTGTTGCACTGTCGCGCGCGCTTGATCCGGGCGATTTCCGCCAGACGCTGGAAAAGATCGCGCTCTATAAACATGGCGACCCAACCCCGCTATGCCCCGAAGATATCGCAGCCGTGGCCCCGTCCAGCACCGAGGCTGTGGTCGATGACCTGCTGCACGCGGTGGCCGAAGGGCAATCTGCCCTGATCGGCCCGCTTCTGGTGCGGCTGCAAGCGCAAGGCGTGCAGGCGGTGACGCTTGCGATCATGGCGATGCGCCATTTTCGCAGCCTGCACGCGATGAGTTGCCATCCCGGTGGCCCTTCCGCCGGCATTCAGCGCCTGCGCCCGCCCATCTTCGGCCCCCGCCGCGACCGGTTGCTGGGGCAGGCGCAGAGTTGGGGGCTGCCACGGCTGGAACGCGCCCTGACCGAATTGATCGAGGCCGATCTGACCTTGCGCTCGGCCTCGAACGCGCCCAGCATGGCCGTGATGGAACGCGCGCTGATCCGGCTGGCAATGCTGGTGCGGCGCTAA
- a CDS encoding ABC transporter ATP-binding protein encodes MSRVLDVKDLSVTFLQEGREVRAVRGVSFHVEKGETVALVGESGSGKSVSALSTVGLLPDSAQVAGSVQFKGQELIGATDKTLREVRGNDISFIFQEPMTSLNPLHTIEKQITESLALHQGLGGASARKRVLELMDKVGIRDAETRMNAYPHQLSGGQRQRIMIAMALANGPELLVADEPTTALDVTIQAQILELLVDLKRDEGMSLLFITHDLHIVRRLADRVCVMQGGEIVEQGPTNEIFDAPQHPYTQKLLAAESTGQPDPVPAGAQEILRTDALRIWFPIQRGFLRRTVGHVKAVNAASLTLRAGETVGIVGESGSGKTTLALAILRLISSNGPIWFNGADIQGRKSRDLRNLRRHLQIVFQDPFGSLSPRMTVEQIIAEGLGVHGVPVGKSQRELVAEIMVEVGLDPMTMERYPHEFSGGQRQRIAIARAMILRPKLVVLDEPTSALDMTVQVQIVELLRTLQRRHGLAYLFISHDLRVVRALSHKVIVMKQGDVVEAGHSDQVFQAPKSDYTRQLLAAAFDITAIGAA; translated from the coding sequence ATGAGCCGCGTTCTGGATGTGAAAGACCTGTCCGTCACCTTCCTACAGGAAGGGCGCGAGGTGCGCGCCGTGCGCGGCGTGTCCTTCCATGTCGAGAAGGGCGAAACTGTCGCACTGGTGGGCGAATCCGGGTCTGGCAAATCGGTCAGTGCGCTGTCCACTGTCGGGCTGTTGCCGGATTCGGCGCAGGTGGCTGGTTCGGTCCAGTTCAAAGGGCAAGAGCTGATCGGGGCCACGGATAAGACCCTGCGCGAAGTGCGCGGCAATGACATCAGCTTCATCTTTCAAGAGCCGATGACCTCGCTCAACCCGTTGCATACAATCGAAAAGCAAATCACCGAAAGCCTTGCCTTGCATCAGGGGCTTGGCGGGGCAAGTGCGCGCAAGCGGGTGTTGGAACTGATGGACAAGGTGGGCATTCGTGACGCTGAAACACGGATGAACGCCTATCCGCATCAGTTGTCGGGCGGGCAGCGTCAGCGGATCATGATCGCAATGGCACTGGCAAACGGGCCGGAATTGCTGGTGGCGGATGAACCGACCACAGCGCTGGACGTCACCATTCAGGCGCAGATTCTGGAATTGCTGGTCGATCTGAAACGCGACGAGGGGATGAGCCTGTTGTTCATCACCCATGACCTGCACATCGTGCGCCGCCTTGCGGACCGTGTCTGCGTCATGCAGGGCGGCGAGATTGTCGAGCAGGGACCAACGAACGAAATCTTCGATGCGCCCCAGCACCCTTATACGCAAAAGCTGCTGGCAGCGGAATCGACCGGCCAGCCGGACCCCGTGCCTGCGGGCGCGCAGGAAATCTTGCGCACGGACGCGTTGCGCATCTGGTTTCCAATACAGCGCGGGTTCCTGCGCCGCACCGTGGGCCATGTGAAAGCGGTGAATGCGGCAAGCCTGACGTTGCGCGCAGGTGAAACGGTGGGAATTGTGGGCGAGTCGGGGTCTGGCAAAACAACGCTGGCGCTGGCTATTTTGCGGCTGATTTCCAGCAATGGGCCGATCTGGTTTAACGGGGCGGATATTCAGGGCCGCAAGTCGCGCGATCTGCGCAACCTGCGTCGGCATTTGCAGATTGTGTTTCAAGACCCGTTCGGCAGCCTGTCACCGCGCATGACCGTGGAACAGATCATCGCCGAGGGGCTGGGCGTGCATGGTGTACCTGTGGGCAAATCGCAGCGCGAACTGGTGGCCGAGATCATGGTCGAGGTTGGTCTGGACCCGATGACGATGGAACGCTACCCGCATGAATTCTCGGGCGGGCAGCGCCAGCGTATCGCCATTGCGCGCGCCATGATCCTGCGCCCCAAGCTGGTGGTTCTGGACGAGCCGACATCGGCGCTGGACATGACAGTGCAGGTGCAGATCGTGGAATTGCTGCGCACGCTTCAGCGCCGCCACGGGTTGGCCTATCTGTTCATCAGCCATGACCTGCGCGTGGTGCGCGCCTTATCGCATAAGGTGATTGTCATGAAACAGGGCGATGTGGTCGAGGCGGGTCACAGCGATCAGGTGTTTCAGGCCCCGAAAAGCGACTATACGCGCCAACTGCTGGCTGCCGCATTCGATATTACGGCCATCGGGGCCGCCTGA